One genomic segment of Trichocoleus sp. includes these proteins:
- a CDS encoding MFS transporter: MPLRSPETMTRSFDSQPKTSTNQSRLSSQLDPRIGKGQPHTAHSTEKPNWAPSSRLPDYTFEDSENDGENPAIETNPTAELVPDPNTQPPLGNGQGHSAQTALEAHPEQAGLTSPDQQPVSQPVSTDGSGSSGNGSIGSEDSDASDLEPERGLLPVLKNRDFLTLWSGQVFSQLADKVYLVLMIALISTRFQAENQSISGWVSSLMVAFTIPAVLFGSIAGVYVDHWRKRAVLVSTNLLRGGLVLSLPILLWATQGWTGGSLPVGFLIVLGVTFLVSTLTQFFAPAEQAVIPLIVDRRHLLSANSLYTMTMMASVIVGFALGEPLLALADTIATPIAQQFHFPAEIGREVLVGGSYAAAGLLLMLLRTNEKTIDSDETLPDVWVNIRDGLRYLKEKSHVRAAMIHLVILFSIFAALAVLAVRLAEVMPEIKASQFGFLLAAGGVGMAIGAVLVGQFGQRFTHAQLSLFGSIGMALALAMISFVSHHLLPTLPLLVVLGACAATAGVPMQTAIQEETPEDMRGKVFGLQNNAINIALSLPLALAGVAETLFGLQAVFLALAALALLGGTLTWSLSRQSFHQS, from the coding sequence ATGCCCCTTCGTTCCCCAGAGACCATGACGCGATCGTTTGACTCTCAACCCAAGACATCTACAAATCAGTCCCGGTTATCCAGCCAGCTCGATCCACGCATCGGGAAAGGGCAGCCCCATACTGCTCATTCCACAGAAAAGCCAAACTGGGCTCCTTCCTCCCGATTGCCAGACTATACGTTTGAGGATTCAGAGAACGATGGCGAGAATCCGGCGATTGAAACAAATCCTACGGCTGAGCTTGTCCCCGATCCAAACACGCAGCCCCCGTTAGGGAATGGGCAGGGTCATTCGGCTCAAACAGCTTTAGAAGCTCATCCAGAACAAGCTGGTTTGACAAGCCCTGATCAACAACCTGTCTCTCAACCTGTCTCTACGGATGGCAGTGGCAGCAGTGGTAACGGTTCGATCGGCTCAGAAGATTCAGATGCAAGCGATTTAGAACCGGAACGCGGCTTATTGCCTGTCCTCAAGAACCGGGATTTTCTGACGCTCTGGAGTGGGCAAGTTTTCTCTCAGCTTGCCGATAAAGTCTATCTGGTGCTGATGATTGCCCTGATTTCAACCCGGTTTCAAGCTGAGAACCAATCGATCAGCGGTTGGGTATCTTCCCTGATGGTTGCTTTCACAATTCCGGCAGTTTTGTTTGGCTCGATCGCGGGTGTCTATGTCGATCACTGGCGGAAGCGGGCAGTTTTAGTTTCTACAAATCTGTTGCGTGGGGGGCTGGTGCTCAGTCTGCCGATCCTGCTATGGGCAACGCAGGGTTGGACAGGTGGCAGCTTGCCTGTCGGGTTCCTGATTGTCTTAGGGGTAACCTTTCTCGTCTCGACGCTAACCCAGTTCTTTGCTCCGGCAGAGCAGGCAGTGATTCCGCTTATTGTCGATCGTCGTCATCTGCTCTCCGCCAATTCTCTCTACACAATGACGATGATGGCATCGGTGATTGTCGGCTTTGCGCTGGGAGAACCGCTGTTAGCGCTGGCAGATACAATTGCAACACCGATCGCCCAACAGTTTCATTTCCCAGCGGAAATTGGTCGAGAGGTGCTGGTTGGGGGTAGCTACGCGGCGGCTGGGCTGCTGCTGATGCTGCTACGGACGAATGAAAAGACGATCGATTCAGATGAAACCCTGCCCGATGTCTGGGTCAATATTCGCGATGGGCTGCGCTACCTGAAAGAGAAGAGCCATGTTCGCGCAGCAATGATTCATCTGGTCATTCTGTTTTCTATCTTTGCGGCGCTGGCAGTTCTGGCAGTCCGGTTGGCGGAGGTGATGCCAGAGATCAAAGCTTCCCAGTTTGGCTTCTTGCTGGCTGCGGGTGGGGTTGGAATGGCGATCGGGGCAGTGCTAGTCGGACAGTTTGGACAGCGGTTCACTCATGCTCAGCTCAGCCTGTTTGGCTCGATCGGGATGGCGCTGGCGCTGGCAATGATCTCCTTTGTCTCGCATCATCTGCTGCCGACGCTGCCGCTCTTAGTGGTCTTGGGGGCTTGCGCTGCCACTGCTGGAGTCCCAATGCAAACGGCAATTCAAGAAGAAACGCCCGAAGATATGCGCGGCAAAGTCTTTGGGTTGCAAAACAATGCAATCAACATCGCGCTCAGTCTACCTCTGGCACTTGCGGGAGTTGCCGAGACGCTGTTTGGGCTACAAGCTGTCTTTCTGGCTCTGGCGGCTCTAGCACTGCTGGGCGGAACGCTCACTTGGTCGCTTTCTCGTCAATCATTCCACCAATCATGA
- the recO gene encoding DNA repair protein RecO: MSGTYKAIGINLKSTPFGESDRLLTILTEDTGFVRAVAPGSRKHKSSLGGRSGLFVINELLIANGKSLDKVIQAESIESFPGLSQDLRKLTAAQYLAEIALCEAFTDQPQAELYHLLREHLSRLEQLPGTVTLPCLVHAMFHLLALAGVSPQVHGCCVSQQPIVPNFADPNWRVGFSVVAGGTVLLSDLENLQLDGLPSNSPTKQLPVKKLSVGLSSLPSKAQAANRAIVRTKSPPELQTQLTAIELYLLQQLTQPNLIETLTTADPPVFASNQVWLPIERVLRHYAQYYFDRPIRSAALIDTCFAPADAPSFPRDHDAIV, encoded by the coding sequence ATGAGTGGAACGTACAAGGCGATCGGTATCAACTTAAAGAGCACTCCTTTTGGGGAGTCCGATCGCCTATTGACGATTCTGACGGAAGATACTGGATTTGTCCGGGCGGTGGCTCCGGGGTCGCGTAAGCACAAGTCTAGCCTGGGTGGCAGAAGCGGCTTATTTGTCATCAATGAATTATTAATTGCTAATGGTAAAAGTCTGGATAAGGTCATTCAGGCAGAGAGCATTGAATCCTTTCCGGGGTTGAGTCAAGATCTGCGCAAGCTGACTGCTGCCCAGTATCTTGCAGAAATTGCGCTCTGTGAGGCATTCACCGACCAACCTCAAGCAGAGCTATATCATCTGCTGCGCGAGCATCTGAGTCGGCTGGAGCAGTTGCCTGGGACAGTAACCTTGCCCTGTCTGGTTCACGCTATGTTTCATCTGCTGGCGCTGGCAGGGGTCTCGCCTCAGGTTCATGGGTGCTGCGTTAGCCAACAGCCGATCGTCCCAAATTTCGCTGATCCAAACTGGCGAGTCGGGTTTAGTGTGGTAGCAGGAGGCACTGTTTTACTGTCGGACTTGGAAAATCTTCAGCTTGATGGTTTGCCATCGAATTCGCCCACTAAACAATTGCCAGTTAAAAAGCTTTCTGTCGGTTTGTCATCCCTGCCATCGAAGGCACAAGCTGCGAATCGGGCAATTGTTCGAACGAAATCGCCACCTGAACTGCAAACCCAACTGACGGCGATCGAGCTTTACTTGCTCCAGCAATTGACCCAGCCCAATCTCATTGAAACCCTCACGACAGCTGACCCACCCGTCTTTGCATCCAACCAGGTCTGGCTGCCAATTGAGCGAGTTCTACGGCACTATGCTCAGTATTACTTCGACCGACCCATTCGCTCTGCCGCCCTGATTGACACTTGCTTTGCTCCTGCTGATGCCCCTTCGTTCCCCAGAGACCATGACGCGATCGTTTGA
- the deoC gene encoding deoxyribose-phosphate aldolase, which yields MAEQHPEINLAQFIDHSLLSPIATAEQVSQYCAEADRFGFATVCIYPVHVRQAVEILLNKRPQVCAVIGFPSGATTSAVKLYEAQEAVENGADELDVVINLGWLKVGKTNEVHRDLATICEATDKPVKAILEMALLTEEEKKLAADICMDAGVAFLKTSTGWFGGATVEDVKLLKQIAKERVGIKASGGIRTAAQAIELILAGANRLGTSYGVELMRQRDNLEK from the coding sequence ATGGCTGAGCAACACCCTGAAATTAACCTGGCTCAATTTATTGATCATTCGCTCTTAAGCCCCATCGCAACGGCTGAGCAGGTGTCTCAATACTGTGCTGAAGCCGATCGTTTTGGCTTTGCAACGGTTTGTATCTACCCGGTACATGTGCGGCAGGCGGTGGAAATTTTGCTGAATAAGCGTCCTCAAGTTTGTGCAGTCATTGGGTTTCCGAGCGGCGCGACGACTTCTGCAGTCAAGCTCTATGAAGCACAAGAAGCCGTGGAGAACGGAGCCGATGAATTGGATGTAGTGATTAACCTGGGGTGGTTAAAGGTAGGTAAAACCAACGAAGTGCATCGCGACCTGGCAACGATCTGCGAAGCAACCGATAAGCCAGTCAAGGCAATCCTGGAAATGGCACTTCTCACAGAAGAAGAAAAAAAACTGGCAGCCGATATCTGTATGGATGCTGGGGTTGCTTTCCTCAAGACGAGTACGGGTTGGTTTGGCGGCGCAACCGTCGAAGATGTCAAACTTTTGAAGCAAATTGCCAAGGAACGAGTCGGCATCAAAGCATCTGGAGGAATCCGGACGGCGGCTCAGGCGATCGAGCTGATTTTGGCGGGTGCAAATCGATTAGGCACCTCCTATGGTGTCGAACTCATGCGCCAACGCGATAACCTGGAGAAATAA